One stretch of Verrucomicrobiota bacterium DNA includes these proteins:
- a CDS encoding hybrid sensor histidine kinase/response regulator: MTSSQDDFPSEGQGLNESSVFIHDLKNILTGALGHLSLARRRAEGNVPVIESLGAVENILQGASSLAEMALRPNERHVPQDLSVLDVVGTSIGICIPPEGFSLRLTYEDKLPLVRAEVVPLRQLFNNLFTNAVQSMPGGGSIRVHFEREGPNRRKDDATILRVTIEDDGPGISEEIASRIFEPGFSTRKKGSGIGLSSARKWLDRIGGEITLNSGEGGGTTFLVRLPGLEKIDPRSRLPRSLGHGAAGRALVLDDDPLVLQIVEEMLDYLGWEVSATVDGRETIRLFEESVKEGDPFSLVVLDLRVPGGLGGVETAVEIRKFETGAKLFISSGEDTAKVMNHPEEFGFTGRLKKPFSLEELSRATAEE, encoded by the coding sequence ATGACGTCTTCTCAGGACGACTTTCCTTCCGAAGGGCAGGGACTAAATGAAAGCAGTGTGTTCATCCACGACCTCAAAAATATCTTAACTGGGGCTCTTGGACATCTATCGCTGGCACGTCGCCGGGCGGAAGGTAATGTTCCAGTAATCGAGTCTTTGGGTGCAGTGGAAAACATCCTACAAGGTGCCTCGAGTTTGGCTGAAATGGCATTGCGGCCAAATGAGAGACACGTACCTCAGGATTTGTCGGTTCTCGATGTAGTTGGAACTTCGATTGGCATTTGCATTCCTCCGGAGGGTTTTTCGTTGCGTCTTACTTACGAGGACAAGCTGCCACTGGTTCGTGCTGAAGTGGTTCCTTTGCGGCAGTTGTTCAACAATCTTTTCACAAATGCCGTCCAGTCTATGCCGGGCGGTGGAAGTATCCGGGTGCATTTTGAGAGGGAGGGACCTAACCGACGGAAGGACGATGCGACGATTTTGCGGGTCACGATTGAGGACGATGGGCCGGGAATCTCAGAAGAAATCGCTTCGCGCATTTTCGAACCTGGGTTTTCGACCCGAAAGAAAGGTTCTGGGATTGGGCTTTCGTCTGCCAGGAAATGGCTGGATCGAATCGGAGGTGAGATCACTTTGAATTCGGGAGAAGGCGGAGGGACCACTTTTCTCGTGCGGCTTCCGGGTTTGGAGAAGATCGATCCGCGCTCCCGCCTACCTAGGAGTCTTGGCCATGGTGCTGCCGGGCGTGCACTGGTTCTCGATGATGATCCATTGGTCCTGCAGATCGTCGAGGAAATGTTGGACTATTTGGGCTGGGAGGTTTCGGCGACTGTCGATGGGCGGGAAACCATTCGTCTTTTTGAAGAATCGGTGAAAGAGGGAGACCCGTTTTCTCTCGTCGTTCTCGACCTTCGCGTTCCCGGTGGCCTTGGCGGAGTGGAAACCGCAGTAGAAATCCGTAAGTTTGAGACTGGAGCAAAGCTGTTCATCAGCTCGGGGGAGGACACCGCGAAGGTCATGAATCACCCGGAAGAGTTCGGATTCACGGGAAGGTTGAAAAAACCTTTTTCGTTAGAGGAGCTTTCTCGGGCGACTGCAGAGGAGTAG
- a CDS encoding biopolymer transporter ExbD, whose amino-acid sequence MARLKKKKQPKPEIQIAPMIDCVFLLLIYFMVSATLEKQEADLSFQLPGTIEQTEALEIPDEQIIEIREDGQVIVNDFAYDSPDAIQLIELTAMLTRFKETSSANQVEAIVTISPADLALHETIVRVMDACAIAGIDSVNFALGDTET is encoded by the coding sequence ATGGCCCGCCTGAAGAAAAAGAAGCAGCCGAAACCGGAGATCCAAATCGCTCCGATGATCGATTGTGTCTTTCTCCTTCTGATCTACTTCATGGTATCGGCAACCTTGGAAAAACAGGAAGCTGATCTGTCCTTTCAGTTGCCTGGAACCATTGAGCAAACGGAAGCACTCGAAATTCCGGATGAACAGATTATCGAGATTCGTGAAGACGGGCAGGTCATCGTCAATGATTTCGCCTACGATTCACCCGATGCAATTCAGCTGATCGAGCTGACGGCGATGCTCACACGTTTCAAGGAAACCTCCTCAGCGAACCAAGTTGAAGCGATCGTCACCATTTCCCCTGCCGATTTGGCTCTACACGAAACGATCGTCCGCGTCATGGACGCTTGTGCGATCGCTGGAATTGACTCCGTTAACTTTGCGTTAGGGGATACGGAGACCTAG
- a CDS encoding biopolymer transporter ExbD, with amino-acid sequence MRKKGPEPEEFQMAPMIDMVFLLLVFFMTVSTLAQAQKRVPLDLPESLEAEVPDDLSNRTPISVKADGTVYWGATETELEVVTERLESLLSDEPELQIQLRADRTTPFSEVKKVLEACAEAGAYEVIYSTYESGS; translated from the coding sequence ATGCGAAAAAAGGGCCCGGAGCCCGAGGAGTTCCAAATGGCTCCGATGATCGACATGGTCTTTCTACTTCTCGTTTTCTTCATGACGGTCAGCACCCTCGCCCAAGCCCAGAAAAGAGTCCCTCTGGATCTCCCCGAGAGTCTAGAGGCAGAGGTCCCCGACGATCTTTCCAACCGGACTCCGATCTCAGTGAAAGCCGATGGCACCGTGTACTGGGGTGCGACGGAAACTGAGCTGGAGGTCGTGACAGAACGGCTCGAATCTCTCCTTTCCGACGAGCCTGAGCTGCAGATCCAGCTGCGAGCCGATCGGACTACCCCTTTTTCCGAGGTGAAGAAAGTTCTCGAGGCTTGTGCGGAAGCAGGTGCCTACGAAGTAATCTACTCGACCTATGAGTCGGGCTCTTGA
- a CDS encoding biopolymer transporter ExbD has product MSLRSRTRKRRAEINIVPLVDVLMVLIFFFLMTMQFRDQKVLNLELPEIETAGTSESRGDLRLVVDQNGDFFLNEQAVDADSLQTALRLAGQANPDRKVLLAAHEETPLRIVTQVMDWSRQANLNAIRIQSRETE; this is encoded by the coding sequence ATGAGCCTTCGTTCCCGCACAAGGAAGCGAAGGGCCGAGATCAACATCGTTCCTTTGGTCGACGTTCTGATGGTCTTAATCTTCTTTTTCCTAATGACTATGCAGTTTAGGGATCAAAAGGTGCTTAACCTCGAGCTTCCTGAGATTGAGACCGCTGGAACGAGCGAATCTCGTGGTGACCTGCGTTTAGTGGTCGACCAAAACGGTGATTTCTTCCTCAACGAGCAGGCGGTCGATGCTGACAGTTTGCAAACTGCCCTACGGTTGGCTGGTCAGGCTAATCCTGACCGAAAAGTCCTGCTGGCAGCACATGAGGAAACGCCGCTGCGGATCGTTACCCAGGTCATGGATTGGTCGCGTCAAGCCAACCTGAACGCGATACGAATTCAATCGCGGGAGACAGAGTAG
- a CDS encoding 3-hydroxyacyl-ACP dehydratase FabZ family protein, with product MLSTEEIKRRIPHRPPFLFIDEIVGIEEGKIIAEREIRAEEPHFAGHYPGNPIMPGVLICEASFQAAAVLLVHRLEESGQDIEGKTPVLSRITDARFKSMVKPGDRIRITVTHKETVSRFEFLSAVIENAARKAATLSFALALIDE from the coding sequence ATGCTTTCAACTGAAGAGATCAAACGCCGCATCCCCCACCGTCCGCCTTTTTTATTTATAGACGAGATTGTTGGCATTGAAGAAGGAAAGATCATTGCCGAACGAGAGATCCGTGCTGAGGAGCCACACTTCGCCGGCCATTATCCGGGAAACCCAATCATGCCCGGTGTTTTGATTTGCGAAGCTTCCTTTCAGGCTGCGGCCGTTTTGCTGGTTCACCGCCTTGAGGAGAGTGGTCAAGATATCGAAGGGAAGACGCCAGTGCTCTCGAGGATCACCGACGCGCGGTTCAAGTCGATGGTGAAACCGGGAGACCGTATTCGAATAACTGTCACACACAAGGAGACGGTCTCTCGCTTTGAATTTTTGAGCGCGGTGATCGAAAATGCTGCCCGGAAGGCGGCCACCTTGTCTTTTGCACTAGCATTGATTGACGAATAG
- the glgB gene encoding 1,4-alpha-glucan branching protein GlgB encodes MRSNPKAIDMADYSLPKKALSRILNAAETAPHDILGMHAASSKGEKGVVVRAFLQNADSCQAVIVENSGEEVRFPLKKIDENGFFEGFSKDITEVTPYRLRTEQPNGEVRQFFDPYAFLPTLGEQDLYLFNEGNEHFIYNKLGAHVKIIEGVPGVSFAVWAPSARRVSVVGDFNQWDGRYHPMRALGSSGVWELFIPGLSEGTTYKFEVHGADEGLTLKTDPYGTRFEPPPHNASIVCETRGFKWTDHEWVNSRSDKNWRQEPISIYEVHPGSWKRVAEDGNRPLTYREMATELADYVKEEGFTHVEFLPLAEHPFSGSWGYQVTGFFAPTHRFGPPEDFQFLVNTFHEKGIGVIVDWVPGHFPKDSFGLARFDGSALYEHADPRQGEHRDWGTLIFNYGRHEVRAFLIASALSWFDRFHIDGLRVDAVASMLYLDYSREEGEWIPNQYGGRENIEAIEFLRQVNDLIHNYYPGAMTIAEESTAFGGVSQPTSDYGLGFDFKWNMGWMHDTLSYFSKDPIHRKYHQNELTFGMLYNYSEHFVLTFSHDEVVHGKQSMLLKMGMWHIPEKAANLRALYALMWAWPGKKTLFMGCEFGQSSEWRYDSSLDWHLLEYQDHYGIRDLVRDLNHLYQTDRTLAETDHKPEAFQWINCDDSANSVLSFVRLSDKEQGSYLVVGNFTPVERPGYRVGVPYPGFWQECLNSNASEYGGTGAGNNGGTHSEAIPWDGRPHSIGVNLPPLSVTYFRLN; translated from the coding sequence ATGCGCTCCAACCCTAAAGCTATCGATATGGCAGATTATTCTCTCCCGAAAAAGGCTCTCTCCCGCATTCTCAACGCTGCCGAAACCGCTCCTCACGACATACTTGGAATGCACGCTGCTAGCAGTAAGGGAGAAAAAGGAGTGGTAGTGAGGGCCTTTCTCCAAAATGCCGATTCTTGTCAGGCAGTCATTGTCGAGAACTCAGGGGAAGAGGTTCGTTTCCCACTCAAAAAGATCGACGAGAACGGCTTTTTTGAGGGTTTCTCAAAAGACATCACTGAAGTCACTCCCTACCGGCTGCGGACCGAGCAACCGAACGGTGAGGTTCGGCAATTTTTCGATCCCTATGCCTTCCTTCCCACCCTTGGAGAACAGGATCTCTACCTTTTCAACGAAGGCAACGAGCACTTCATCTACAACAAGCTCGGCGCCCATGTAAAAATTATCGAAGGGGTCCCCGGCGTGTCCTTCGCGGTCTGGGCACCAAGTGCTAGACGCGTCTCCGTCGTGGGCGATTTCAATCAATGGGATGGACGCTACCATCCCATGCGGGCCCTTGGAAGTTCCGGTGTATGGGAACTGTTCATTCCCGGTCTCAGCGAAGGAACTACCTATAAGTTTGAGGTTCACGGAGCCGACGAAGGACTCACCCTTAAGACCGATCCATACGGAACCCGCTTTGAGCCCCCGCCTCACAACGCTTCGATCGTTTGCGAAACGAGGGGCTTCAAATGGACGGATCACGAGTGGGTGAACTCTCGGTCGGATAAAAATTGGAGGCAGGAACCTATCTCGATTTACGAGGTTCATCCGGGTTCGTGGAAGAGGGTAGCGGAAGATGGAAACCGGCCTCTCACCTATCGAGAGATGGCCACCGAGCTGGCTGACTACGTCAAGGAAGAGGGCTTTACACACGTTGAGTTTCTCCCCCTCGCAGAACATCCGTTCTCCGGTTCCTGGGGTTACCAAGTCACCGGCTTTTTCGCTCCAACTCATCGTTTTGGTCCGCCAGAGGATTTCCAGTTCTTGGTCAATACATTCCACGAAAAGGGAATTGGAGTGATTGTAGATTGGGTTCCGGGACACTTCCCCAAGGACAGTTTCGGACTCGCTCGCTTTGATGGCAGCGCCCTTTACGAACACGCAGATCCAAGGCAAGGCGAACACCGCGACTGGGGGACTCTGATTTTCAACTACGGACGCCATGAAGTTCGAGCTTTTCTCATCGCCTCTGCCCTCTCATGGTTTGACCGGTTTCATATTGACGGCCTCCGCGTCGATGCAGTCGCCTCCATGCTTTACCTCGACTATTCGCGCGAGGAAGGTGAATGGATTCCCAACCAATATGGAGGTCGGGAGAACATCGAGGCGATCGAGTTTCTGCGACAGGTCAATGACCTCATCCACAACTACTATCCTGGAGCCATGACAATCGCGGAGGAATCGACCGCATTCGGCGGAGTGTCCCAACCGACCTCTGACTACGGCCTAGGATTCGACTTCAAGTGGAACATGGGCTGGATGCACGACACGCTTAGCTACTTTTCCAAGGATCCAATCCATCGGAAATATCATCAGAACGAGCTTACCTTTGGGATGCTCTACAACTATTCCGAACATTTCGTCCTCACCTTTTCCCACGACGAAGTAGTCCACGGAAAACAATCGATGCTCCTCAAAATGGGCATGTGGCACATCCCGGAGAAAGCCGCCAATCTGAGGGCGCTTTATGCATTGATGTGGGCATGGCCTGGCAAGAAAACCCTGTTTATGGGTTGCGAATTTGGACAGTCATCTGAGTGGCGCTACGACTCCTCCCTCGATTGGCATCTGCTCGAGTACCAGGATCACTATGGTATTCGTGATCTGGTCCGGGATTTGAACCACCTCTACCAGACGGACCGCACCCTTGCGGAAACCGACCACAAACCAGAGGCCTTCCAGTGGATCAACTGCGACGATTCGGCAAACAGTGTGCTGAGTTTTGTTCGTCTTTCGGATAAGGAGCAGGGTTCTTACCTTGTGGTTGGGAATTTTACTCCCGTAGAAAGGCCCGGTTACAGAGTTGGAGTGCCTTACCCTGGCTTTTGGCAGGAATGCCTAAACTCCAATGCTTCCGAGTACGGTGGCACAGGAGCTGGAAACAACGGTGGAACCCACTCGGAAGCGATACCGTGGGATGGACGCCCGCACAGTATCGGAGTCAATCTACCGCCTCTCTCCGTCACCTATTTCCGATTGAATTAG
- a CDS encoding glycine--tRNA ligase translates to MSEPNSTPFTSVTMDEIIALCRRRGFVFQSSEIYGGINGFFDYGPMGVELRKNIKDAWWQDMVHRRDDIVGVDCSIIMHPRVWQASGHVDGFSDPMVDCKETKMRFRADQFFFAPVLVEGETIGYVSVLEDAGMADEAGQKANELKRKLSKAGELAPLSLKPYTEADPAEYDLIPSPATGKPGSLTPPRDFNLMFETNVGAIRDDSSRAYLRPETAQGIFVEFKNVVDTGRVKVPFGIAQVGRSFRNEITPRNFIFRSREFEQMEMEYFISPDEEEWPKVHREWIDWCREWLLSIGLTAEKIGEDVHPKEKLAHYSRACTDLTFEFPFGVQELWGIAARGNFDLTQHQEHSGKSMEYFDEARKEKYIPHVIEPAVGVDRIFLAVLCSAYTIDEVGGEKRTVLKFHPRLAPIKAAILPLVKNKPEIVAKARGLYERLQRRFPVYFDAAGAIGRRYRRQDEAGTPFCLTIDFDTIEKDGLVTIRDRDTCEQERVEENEAIERISQAVYGR, encoded by the coding sequence ATGTCAGAACCAAACTCCACGCCATTTACTAGCGTTACTATGGACGAGATCATCGCCCTCTGTAGGCGTCGCGGATTCGTTTTCCAATCTTCCGAGATCTACGGCGGTATCAACGGCTTTTTTGACTATGGACCCATGGGCGTCGAACTCCGGAAGAATATCAAGGATGCATGGTGGCAGGATATGGTTCACCGCCGCGACGATATCGTTGGAGTCGATTGTTCGATCATCATGCACCCAAGAGTCTGGCAGGCGTCTGGCCATGTGGATGGATTCTCCGATCCGATGGTGGACTGCAAAGAAACCAAAATGCGATTTCGCGCGGACCAATTCTTCTTTGCGCCCGTCTTGGTCGAAGGGGAAACCATCGGTTACGTGTCGGTGTTGGAAGACGCTGGAATGGCAGATGAAGCGGGACAGAAAGCGAATGAGTTGAAACGAAAACTCTCTAAAGCAGGTGAGCTTGCTCCACTTTCTTTAAAACCTTACACGGAAGCAGATCCTGCCGAATACGATTTAATCCCATCACCTGCGACGGGAAAACCGGGCAGCCTAACACCGCCGAGGGATTTTAACCTCATGTTCGAGACGAACGTCGGCGCAATTCGCGATGATTCGTCGCGCGCCTATCTTCGCCCGGAGACAGCACAGGGAATCTTCGTGGAATTCAAAAATGTCGTAGATACCGGTCGTGTTAAAGTGCCCTTCGGAATCGCTCAAGTAGGACGATCCTTTCGAAACGAAATTACGCCGCGTAACTTCATTTTCCGCTCTCGGGAGTTTGAACAGATGGAGATGGAATACTTTATTTCTCCCGACGAAGAGGAATGGCCCAAAGTCCATCGGGAATGGATCGATTGGTGCCGCGAGTGGCTACTTTCCATTGGCCTGACAGCCGAAAAGATCGGCGAAGACGTTCACCCGAAAGAGAAGCTGGCCCACTACTCCAGAGCCTGCACCGATCTCACTTTCGAATTTCCGTTCGGCGTTCAGGAACTGTGGGGTATCGCCGCTCGCGGAAACTTCGATCTCACCCAGCATCAGGAGCACTCCGGCAAATCGATGGAGTATTTCGACGAAGCTCGAAAGGAGAAATATATTCCTCATGTCATTGAACCTGCCGTCGGAGTGGACCGTATTTTCCTCGCAGTTCTTTGTTCCGCCTACACGATCGACGAAGTTGGCGGAGAAAAGAGAACCGTGTTGAAGTTCCATCCGCGACTCGCACCGATCAAAGCTGCGATTCTTCCCCTGGTTAAGAATAAGCCGGAAATTGTCGCTAAAGCTCGCGGTCTCTATGAACGGCTCCAAAGGCGTTTTCCCGTTTACTTCGATGCTGCAGGTGCCATCGGACGGCGCTACCGGCGTCAAGACGAGGCGGGCACGCCTTTCTGTCTGACCATCGACTTCGACACGATCGAGAAAGATGGATTGGTTACCATTCGGGATCGAGACACTTGCGAACAGGAGAGGGTGGAAGAGAACGAAGCGATTGAGCGAATTTCGCAGGCAGTCTACGGGAGATGA
- a CDS encoding type B 50S ribosomal protein L31: MKKDIHPDYGPTCFVDVSTGNRFLTQSTVKADKTEDIDGVSHKMIICDITSDSHPVFTGEKRFVDTAGRVEKFQKKFSRGRRG, translated from the coding sequence ATGAAAAAAGACATCCATCCCGACTACGGTCCTACTTGCTTTGTCGACGTTTCGACCGGTAATCGCTTCCTCACTCAGTCGACCGTTAAGGCTGACAAGACTGAGGACATTGATGGCGTATCGCACAAGATGATTATCTGTGACATCACTTCTGACTCTCACCCGGTTTTCACCGGTGAGAAACGGTTTGTCGACACGGCCGGGCGGGTTGAAAAATTCCAGAAGAAATTCAGCCGCGGTCGGCGCGGGTAG
- the leuD gene encoding 3-isopropylmalate dehydratase small subunit: MALEKISKIHGLGVHVMGDDIDTDRIIPARFMKCVTFDGLGDYAFYDVRKHEDGRDKDHILNDERYGDASILVSGANFGCGSSREHAPQSLYRFGFRGVLAESFAEIFFGNSITLGMPCMTLNRAGLFEISEMLEKDHQTPITLHVENLTVHAGDKVYDGHIPASARDGLIEGRWDAIAELLENEKGVDAVAEALPYV; the protein is encoded by the coding sequence ATGGCACTAGAAAAAATTTCCAAAATCCACGGGTTGGGCGTTCACGTCATGGGTGACGATATTGATACGGACCGGATCATTCCGGCTCGCTTCATGAAGTGCGTTACTTTTGACGGTCTTGGAGACTACGCGTTCTATGATGTTCGAAAACATGAGGATGGTAGGGACAAAGACCACATATTGAACGATGAACGCTACGGGGATGCATCCATCCTCGTCTCTGGGGCGAACTTTGGGTGTGGGAGCTCCCGTGAACACGCTCCGCAGTCGCTCTATCGCTTTGGTTTTCGGGGCGTATTGGCAGAGAGTTTTGCGGAAATTTTCTTTGGAAATTCAATTACGCTCGGAATGCCATGTATGACGCTCAATAGGGCGGGTCTCTTCGAGATTTCGGAAATGCTTGAAAAAGATCATCAGACTCCAATCACCCTTCACGTGGAAAACCTAACGGTTCATGCGGGTGACAAGGTGTACGATGGGCATATCCCCGCGTCGGCTCGAGATGGATTGATTGAAGGCCGATGGGATGCGATTGCAGAGCTTCTCGAGAACGAGAAGGGAGTCGACGCAGTCGCTGAGGCATTACCTTACGTTTAG
- the ykgO gene encoding type B 50S ribosomal protein L36, translating to MKVVSSIKSLKHRHPDCQVVRRRGRIYVICKTNPRFKARQG from the coding sequence ATGAAAGTCGTCTCTTCCATCAAGTCCCTGAAGCACCGTCATCCTGACTGCCAAGTGGTTCGTCGGCGCGGTCGCATCTACGTTATTTGCAAGACCAACCCTCGCTTCAAAGCCCGCCAGGGTTGA
- a CDS encoding TorF family putative porin has product MAGVERRLLNVERRGGVGSWMLEVRSLTLFRWFFLLIFLGFIPLHGQDDPLQNLSLSTILSFESEYVFRGEKQGDESFQPSLEAGHPLGSGDVYIGVWASQDIGGDASDEVNIYAGYSVPLSPIFAATAGFTYYWYPDEGATPNREKEPFLGVFADLPLQPGLFAFYNFTFEQFLVEASLSHRVKVAERSFLRGGLYAGAAQENDANSDQVPGEPRNSYVYFLTYLDLIYEINVASSASLGVRYSGREDSGYTDFLYWGASVSFGF; this is encoded by the coding sequence ATGGCTGGCGTCGAACGTCGACTTTTGAACGTTGAGCGTCGAGGTGGTGTTGGAAGTTGGATGTTGGAAGTTCGAAGTTTGACGTTGTTTCGGTGGTTTTTTCTTTTGATTTTCCTTGGGTTCATCCCGCTCCATGGCCAGGACGATCCTTTGCAGAACCTGTCCCTTTCCACTATTCTTTCGTTTGAATCCGAGTATGTATTCCGAGGGGAGAAACAGGGAGACGAGTCGTTTCAACCCAGTCTTGAAGCAGGGCACCCTCTTGGTTCCGGAGATGTCTATATTGGAGTTTGGGCCAGCCAGGATATTGGAGGAGATGCCTCTGATGAGGTGAATATTTACGCCGGATACAGTGTGCCGCTTTCACCGATTTTTGCAGCTACGGCGGGATTCACCTACTACTGGTATCCAGATGAGGGTGCGACTCCGAATCGTGAGAAGGAGCCTTTCCTCGGGGTCTTTGCAGATTTACCCCTGCAACCCGGTTTGTTTGCCTTTTATAACTTCACCTTTGAGCAGTTTCTCGTCGAGGCATCCTTGTCCCATCGAGTGAAGGTTGCGGAAAGGAGTTTTCTCAGGGGAGGATTGTATGCGGGTGCCGCACAGGAGAATGATGCCAATAGCGATCAGGTTCCGGGAGAGCCGAGAAACAGTTACGTGTATTTTTTGACCTATTTAGATCTGATCTATGAAATCAACGTGGCCTCCAGCGCCTCGTTGGGAGTGCGTTACTCAGGACGGGAAGACAGCGGATACACTGATTTCTTGTATTGGGGTGCTTCGGTCAGCTTTGGGTTTTGA
- the leuC gene encoding 3-isopropylmalate dehydratase large subunit — protein sequence MIHTPKSLFEKVWDAHEVGKLSDGRSQLLIGTHLIHEVTSPQAFGMLKDLDLPVRYPHRTFATVDHIVPTDERMEPYSDDLADAMIKELRKNCRENNITFFDTDSGKQGIVHIIGPEQGITQPGMTIACGDSHTSTHGAFGAIAFGIGTSQVRDVLATQTLAMSKLKVRRINVDGQLSPGVYAKDVILHIIRILGVNGGIGFAYEYGGDVFDNFTQEERMTVCNMSIEGGARCGYVNPDETTFEYLKGRPYAPKDWESAVERWKSVRSDPDCVYDDVVNIRGEDILPTVTWGITPGQAIFVDQNIPIPSELPEKDRGTAEEAIEHMSLVPGAPIAGTPIDVAFLGSCTNGRLSDLEEAAHYLKGRKVAKGVKAIVVPGSQVVASIAEKKGLNKIFSDAGFEWRGAGCSMCLAMNPDKLIGNQLCASSSNRNFKGRQGSPTGRTMLMSPIMVIAAAVTGEITDARELFEISQSAA from the coding sequence ATGATACACACACCCAAAAGTCTTTTCGAAAAAGTGTGGGACGCCCACGAGGTTGGTAAACTTTCCGACGGACGCTCCCAACTTCTCATCGGCACCCACTTGATCCACGAGGTCACAAGTCCTCAGGCCTTCGGCATGCTCAAGGATCTTGACCTCCCCGTCCGCTACCCACACCGCACATTCGCAACTGTGGATCATATCGTTCCCACTGATGAACGAATGGAACCCTATTCCGACGATCTCGCTGATGCGATGATAAAGGAGCTGCGGAAGAACTGTCGTGAGAACAACATTACTTTCTTTGATACGGATTCTGGCAAACAGGGTATCGTTCACATTATAGGTCCAGAGCAGGGAATCACTCAGCCGGGAATGACGATTGCCTGTGGGGATTCGCATACGTCGACCCACGGTGCTTTCGGAGCGATCGCATTTGGAATCGGAACAAGCCAAGTGCGTGACGTTCTGGCTACCCAGACCCTTGCCATGTCCAAGCTGAAAGTGCGCCGGATCAACGTTGATGGTCAACTTTCCCCCGGGGTTTACGCGAAGGACGTGATCTTGCACATCATCCGCATTCTAGGAGTGAATGGGGGAATTGGCTTCGCCTACGAATACGGTGGAGATGTCTTTGATAACTTTACTCAGGAAGAGCGAATGACGGTTTGCAACATGTCGATCGAGGGCGGTGCTCGATGCGGATATGTAAATCCGGATGAGACTACTTTCGAGTACCTGAAGGGCCGGCCCTACGCCCCTAAGGATTGGGAGTCCGCAGTCGAGCGTTGGAAGTCGGTTCGTTCTGATCCAGACTGTGTTTACGACGATGTCGTCAATATTCGTGGTGAAGATATTTTGCCAACCGTGACTTGGGGAATCACTCCGGGGCAGGCGATTTTCGTGGATCAGAATATTCCAATTCCATCAGAGCTTCCCGAAAAAGACCGTGGCACGGCCGAAGAAGCTATTGAGCACATGTCACTGGTGCCCGGTGCGCCGATTGCGGGAACTCCTATCGACGTGGCTTTCCTCGGTAGCTGCACCAACGGACGGTTGTCAGATTTGGAGGAAGCGGCCCATTACCTGAAAGGCCGAAAAGTCGCTAAAGGGGTGAAGGCGATCGTTGTTCCCGGCTCGCAGGTGGTAGCCTCGATCGCCGAGAAGAAGGGACTCAACAAAATCTTTTCAGACGCAGGTTTCGAATGGAGAGGGGCAGGGTGTTCTATGTGCTTGGCTATGAACCCCGATAAGCTGATTGGGAATCAACTGTGCGCGAGCTCCAGCAATCGTAACTTCAAGGGAAGGCAGGGAAGTCCGACCGGGAGAACCATGCTCATGAGCCCAATAATGGTAATCGCAGCAGCAGTAACTGGAGAGATTACTGACGCTCGAGAGCTATTTGAAATCAGTCAGTCAGCAGCTTAG
- a CDS encoding MotA/TolQ/ExbB proton channel family protein: MLSFLQEAGYFLYPLGAFSILAGVIIVERLIVLREAAVVPSYQKASLFEGKLPELRENDRSIAAELVRFYLKHSPTPETFQAFAKLQVTRLERGLFILDFVVSAAPLVGLLGTVTGLVEVFATFSEQPGIPNPEQFVAGISLALTTTILGLAIAIPALVASAYFNRRVDTHAARLEVVVEHLVAKPSSGEVQ; this comes from the coding sequence ATGCTATCGTTCCTCCAAGAAGCTGGTTACTTTCTTTATCCTCTCGGCGCCTTTTCCATTCTGGCGGGTGTTATTATCGTCGAGAGGTTAATTGTCCTCCGGGAAGCTGCGGTTGTTCCGAGCTATCAGAAGGCCTCGCTCTTTGAGGGGAAATTGCCGGAGCTTCGGGAAAATGATCGGTCAATCGCTGCGGAGCTGGTTCGGTTTTATCTGAAACATTCGCCGACTCCAGAGACCTTCCAAGCTTTCGCCAAGCTGCAGGTCACCCGTTTGGAGCGTGGGCTTTTCATCCTCGACTTCGTGGTTAGCGCGGCTCCTTTAGTCGGCCTTCTTGGCACGGTTACTGGATTGGTGGAGGTATTTGCGACGTTTTCGGAGCAGCCAGGGATCCCCAACCCAGAGCAGTTCGTGGCGGGAATCTCCTTGGCCTTAACGACGACTATCCTTGGGCTTGCTATTGCAATCCCTGCTCTAGTGGCTTCGGCGTATTTCAATCGTCGCGTGGATACCCATGCAGCGCGTCTCGAAGTTGTCGTCGAGCATCTGGTTGCGAAGCCGTCTTCGGGAGAGGTTCAATGA